The Populus trichocarpa isolate Nisqually-1 chromosome 11, P.trichocarpa_v4.1, whole genome shotgun sequence genome has a segment encoding these proteins:
- the LOC7483653 gene encoding E3 ubiquitin-protein ligase At4g11680 isoform X2 produces MNTRYSFPTDSFRSSSPAVSLSSNSPVGEEHGTAFLRNRSPRLAPSSLFVRAAMRISRARWFTFLRRVFHYQNGSSSNLGSNPFNSSSWMMLEFVALLLQICITTFTLAISKAENPVWPVRIWIIGYNIGCVLSLLLLYGRYRQLNATQGDGFGLPDLEQQGGSEESRYSHLMNKCRTSLELFFAIWFVMGNVWVFDSRFGSYFRAPKLHVLCIFLLAWNALSYSFPFLLFLLLCCCVPLISTVIGYNMSMGSAERGASDDQISRLPSRRYKAVDTDSEFRNSVDCDSTVASEDLECCICLAKYKDIEEVRQLPCSHMFHLKCVDQWLRIISCCPLCKQELEK; encoded by the exons ATGAATACGCGGTACTCCTTTCCAACAGATTCATTCCGTAGTTCAAGTCCTGCAGTATCACTTTCATCAAATTCTCCAGTAGGAGAAGAGCATGGAACTGCGTTTCTCAGAAACAGGTCTCCTCGCCTTGCCCCGTCATCATTATTCGTAAGAGCAGCGATGAGAATATCTAGAGCAAGATGGTTCACCTTCTTGAGGAGAGTATTCCACTACCAGAATGGCTCAAGCTCTAATCTTGGGTCTAATCCTTTCAATTCTAGCTCTTGGATGATGCTGGAGTTCGTAGCTTTGCTCCTTCAAATATGCATTACCACGTTCACCCTGGCTATTTCGAAGGCAGAGAACCCTGTTTGGCCTGTGAGAATATGGATTATTGGTTATAATATAGGTTGTGTCCTTAGTCTGCTGCTGCTCTATGGTCGTTACCGGCAACTTAACGCAACTCAAGGCGATGGTTTTGGCCTACCCGATTTGGAGCAACAGGGGGGCAGTGAGGAATCCAG GTACTCACATTTGATGAACAAGTGCCGGACCTCACTGGAACTCTTCTTTGCGATATGGTTTGTGATGGGTAATGTTTGGGTCTTCGATTCTCGTTTTGGATCTTACTTCCGTGCTCCAAAGCTCCATGTGCTCTGCATCTTTCTGCTTGCCTGGAATGCTCTCAGTTACTCGTTTCCATTTCTGTTGTTTCTACTGCTATGCTGTTGTGTGCCGCTCATTAGCACTGTCATTGGCTACAACATGAGCATGGGGTCTGCCGAGAGAGGGGCGTCCGATGACCAAATATCCAGACTACCAAGCCGGAGGTACAAAGCTGTGGACACCGATTCGGAGTTTCGCAACAGTGTTGATTGTGATTCAACCGTTGCAAGTGAAGATCTG GAATGCTGTATATGCCTAGCCAAGTATAAAGACATAGAAGAAGTTAGGCAATTGCCATGCTCCCATATGTTTCACCTCAAGTGTGTAGATCAATGGCTTCGAATTATATCCTGCTGCCCTCTCTGTAAACAAGAACTGGAAAAATAG
- the LOC7483653 gene encoding E3 ubiquitin-protein ligase At4g11680 isoform X1 has protein sequence MNTRYSFPTDSFRSSSPAVSLSSNSPVGEEHGTAFLRNRSPRLAPSSLFVRAAMRISRARWFTFLRRVFHYQNGSSSNLGSNPFNSSSWMMLEFVALLLQICITTFTLAISKAENPVWPVRIWIIGYNIGCVLSLLLLYGRYRQLNATQGDGFGLPDLEQQGGSEESSVCRYSHLMNKCRTSLELFFAIWFVMGNVWVFDSRFGSYFRAPKLHVLCIFLLAWNALSYSFPFLLFLLLCCCVPLISTVIGYNMSMGSAERGASDDQISRLPSRRYKAVDTDSEFRNSVDCDSTVASEDLECCICLAKYKDIEEVRQLPCSHMFHLKCVDQWLRIISCCPLCKQELEK, from the exons ATGAATACGCGGTACTCCTTTCCAACAGATTCATTCCGTAGTTCAAGTCCTGCAGTATCACTTTCATCAAATTCTCCAGTAGGAGAAGAGCATGGAACTGCGTTTCTCAGAAACAGGTCTCCTCGCCTTGCCCCGTCATCATTATTCGTAAGAGCAGCGATGAGAATATCTAGAGCAAGATGGTTCACCTTCTTGAGGAGAGTATTCCACTACCAGAATGGCTCAAGCTCTAATCTTGGGTCTAATCCTTTCAATTCTAGCTCTTGGATGATGCTGGAGTTCGTAGCTTTGCTCCTTCAAATATGCATTACCACGTTCACCCTGGCTATTTCGAAGGCAGAGAACCCTGTTTGGCCTGTGAGAATATGGATTATTGGTTATAATATAGGTTGTGTCCTTAGTCTGCTGCTGCTCTATGGTCGTTACCGGCAACTTAACGCAACTCAAGGCGATGGTTTTGGCCTACCCGATTTGGAGCAACAGGGGGGCAGTGAGGAATCCAG tgtatgCAGGTACTCACATTTGATGAACAAGTGCCGGACCTCACTGGAACTCTTCTTTGCGATATGGTTTGTGATGGGTAATGTTTGGGTCTTCGATTCTCGTTTTGGATCTTACTTCCGTGCTCCAAAGCTCCATGTGCTCTGCATCTTTCTGCTTGCCTGGAATGCTCTCAGTTACTCGTTTCCATTTCTGTTGTTTCTACTGCTATGCTGTTGTGTGCCGCTCATTAGCACTGTCATTGGCTACAACATGAGCATGGGGTCTGCCGAGAGAGGGGCGTCCGATGACCAAATATCCAGACTACCAAGCCGGAGGTACAAAGCTGTGGACACCGATTCGGAGTTTCGCAACAGTGTTGATTGTGATTCAACCGTTGCAAGTGAAGATCTG GAATGCTGTATATGCCTAGCCAAGTATAAAGACATAGAAGAAGTTAGGCAATTGCCATGCTCCCATATGTTTCACCTCAAGTGTGTAGATCAATGGCTTCGAATTATATCCTGCTGCCCTCTCTGTAAACAAGAACTGGAAAAATAG